A stretch of the Asticcacaulis sp. ZE23SCel15 genome encodes the following:
- a CDS encoding helix-turn-helix transcriptional regulator, translating into MNTDDAVVNLFALAHPGRLAMYQVIVAAGPGGIAAGQVARAVNMPANTASTHLSIMTGAGLLTAHREGRSIIYSADMAHFSQMIGFLLKDCAQGRPEAYELLRAWLKQNA; encoded by the coding sequence ATGAACACCGATGATGCCGTAGTTAATCTTTTTGCACTGGCGCACCCTGGGCGGCTGGCTATGTATCAGGTCATTGTCGCGGCTGGCCCCGGTGGCATAGCTGCGGGTCAGGTGGCGCGCGCGGTCAATATGCCCGCCAACACCGCCTCAACGCACCTCAGCATCATGACGGGCGCGGGGTTGCTAACCGCGCACCGCGAAGGGCGCTCGATCATCTATAGCGCCGACATGGCGCATTTCTCACAGATGATCGGGTTTCTGCTGAAAGACTGCGCGCAGGGTCGGCCCGAAGCCTATGAATTGCTGCGGGCATGGCTTAAACAAAACGCGTAA